GTGACGAAAGTCATGAACTCCTGGAAGTCGCACTCTGAGTCTCCATCGGCGTCGAGGCCCTCCATCAGGCTGTCCATAGTGGCCTGGTCCTTTACTTGCTgccaggacaaacacacacacagacacagacacacacacacacgtttgcatacacacacgcacgcacactcacacgtatgcagacacaaacacagacagacagacacacacacataccaggtgcatacatgcatgcacacacacacactcacacgcatgcacacacagacacaaacacacacacactcacacgcatgcacacacacacacaaacacacacacacacatgcagacacacacatatacaaatgtTGTTAACATTtcacttgtgttgtgttgttaacACTTCATTTCCCCTATGACTTGCCCTTTTTAAATGtctgattatttgtgtgtgtgtgtgtgtgtgtgtgtgtgtgtgtgtgtgtgtgtgtgtgtgtgtgtgtgtgtgtgtgtgtgtgtgtgtgtgtgtgtgtgtgcgtgtgcgtgtgcgtgtgcgtgtgcatgtgatgcacgccttggagtgtgtgtgtgcatgcgtgtgtgcatgcttgctgcgtgcgtgagtgtgtctgtgcatgtgtgtgtgcttacgtgcgtgagtgtgtgtgtgtgtgtgtgtgtgtatgactgagggtgtgtctgtttgtctacacctgtgtgtgtatctctgtgcctgtgtgtgtgtgtgtgcgtgcgtgcatgtgcatgtttgtgtgtgtgcttgcgtgcgtgcgtgcatctgtgtgtgtgttagtgtatacttgtatctgtgtgtgcgtgtgtgcgtgcgtgcatatgtgtgtgtgtgtgtgtgtgtgtgtgtgtgtgtgtgtgtgtgtgtgtgtgtgtgtgtgtgtgtgtgtgtgtgtgtgtgtgtgtgtgtgtgtgtgtgtgttagtgtatacttgtatctgtgtgtgtgtgtgtttgtgtgtgtgttccctaccTCAGAGAAGGAGGGGAACTCGTGGGTAATTAGGTCCTTCAGTTCGCTCTTCTTCAGCTTGTGTTTGTCCCCCTCTTTCTCCGCGTACTTGTGGAACACCTCGATCAGGGTGCCCATGGCATTCTCCAGGCCAGACATGGTCAGATACAGCTCCGAGCTTCGCTGCGGCAACAATAGCAACCGCATCGTCACaaatttgactctctctctctctctctctctgtactactGAAATCACTGTGGCGTAAGGTTTTGGTAAATGATTAGTAGGTTCACTTTTCTTTCcttgacagtgttctattttgTAATCAGAAATCTAGTGGAAACAGTTGgtgactaaataataataatagtagtagcaattattattaatattgtaGGAAACTGGAATATGAGTATGTACCCCTATGCACAAACAGTTTATAAAGCAAAAAATAACTTGTTAAAAAAATATGACTCTATCAAGTGCTTACTAAGCATCacaacttttttttccctttttttaactttttaaaaaattaactGCTTACTAAACCATTAAAAAGAAATCTTACCGGTAGTGTGGCGCAGAAGAAAAAGAACTAGATGACTGCCAACGAGggtagagggaggcagaggggcaTCTTTTATAGTGTGGCGATGGAGGGGGTAAGAGAAGGGGGCATTATAGGGCGCTGCCAGTCCAGAGTCTTGGCCAATAGGCAGCAGGCCTTCACTCTCACTCCACTGGGCATCGGGCACACAAGGAGGGCCATTGAGCTACCCGGCCGGCCAGCTAGCCTGCCTGTCACTCTAAGGTCACACTAGACACGGGCACGcatacacaggaacacacacacatgcacacacgcacacacacacatgggtgcacatacacacgcacacacatgggcgcacatacacacacacacacacgggcacacatacacacatacacacacacacatgggcgtgtgcgcacacacacacacacacacacacacacacacacacacacacacatacacacagacacacacacacacacacacacacacacacacacacacacacacacacacacacacacacacacacacacacacacacacacacacacacacacccaagcacagacacacacactcttacagtatttgtttgtctgtctcttatGGGGTGAACTTAGTGACCtaccatacaacacacacaaccacttcaCATAGGCCTAGTGCAACACTCACACATTAACAGGCAAACACAAAAACATTCTTAAGGTTCTCAAGGGCCATACTTATTTTCTTCAGATATGTTTCACATTCGCACACAAAATAGAATCTAGGCtaagtgcttatctgcaaacTACATGTGTTCACACAGAATTGTGTACATAACCACATGTGACCAACTTATCCGAACCTGTTGACTTTTGCGGTGCCATCACGGTTCACATAGAAAAGTAAGTATTTCTCAATTCCCAAATTATGTTTTCTATGTGAACTCGTCAGTCGGATGCATTACACTttaaattacattgcacttacgcttagctgacgctttttatccaaagcgacttacatttcattacaggttattggttacagtccctggagcaatgtggggttaggtgccttgctcaagggcacttgagccatggatgcaggtgtatgtataggtaagggtgggatttgaacctgcaaccctctgattaaaAAAACACTTCCCTAAacactatgccacggctgcctTGCTGCTAGGATAAGTGTGGGAGTGGGCACAGGGATGGTGATGGGCACGGGGATGGGCACAGGGACGGTGCTCTGTCAGTCACTAGTGAGTACTTAGTCTTAGTATTTGTCTACTCCTTTCATACTTGTCTCCTGTGATGATTATGCTATAATAACTAGTTGACATGTTGTACACATCCAGACAGAGTAAGCATTAAATCACACGACTGGCCCGGTTTTCAATCACATTCATTTCATAGTTATCCTCTCCATGTAAATACTATCATATTTAGCCCCAGGGCCGGCGCCAcggggggcattggagggcattgcccccccagccaagctgctgtgtcccccctgggcctattcacctaaacatgctgatatggtcattaatatgcaacaaattagtatttttttctgaatacagtaaatataaagtacaagataaaatgccaccagtgcttaaccaccatagccctaataaagaaataaatgaataggctacactatttagacattgtcagtagacctaaatgtgaaataataagtgaacaatgatcccttgaaataatgggattgtcccgtatttagaaacaaaagtactgttccttatagagctgaaactgtgcccacaatttggttaaaatgcaggaagttgcatctaagaaatacaacattttctgggggaggacccccacaccccccgccaaggtgcccccccatactccatcaaatgcccgtccaacgacttggttctgcagccggctCTGTTTAGCCCTGTAAAGGCAACACAGCCAATAATTACCAGGAGGCATTACAGTAAGTTGTCAGCTCTCTACAAACTGATACACGGGCGTGTCAAAGGAATACAGTaagtagagtaatgtaatgtaattttatttCATACACTCAATTTGATTGAATAGTTTCTTCATACAATCGTGAAATAAAAAGAATACAAATTATAACGGCAGATCACACAACACTTCACTGGAAACCTCTAACTACAAGTACGCCGTTTTAAGAGTATGTGGGGTAGTTGTATATGACTAAAATTTATTTTCCATAGTGATGTGCTCAGCTGCCAAATATGTAGCTGCCATATTCTTGAAATTCATTAAATTAACTgcttgtagtgtagtgtgatgtgaaaGTGCAGAACTGGTTGCCATTGACAGCAGCCATTATGCATTTTCAGCAGTGATTATCCCTAAATATCAGACCACCAAAATTTGGAGTGGCCCATTCTGAATCAAAAGGACTTTGTCAGTGCGTAAGTGCTGTATAATCATAGATAATAGTAATTCATTTCCACTTGTCTGGTGTGGTGCTCTATCAGATGGCTTATGTGttctgtggtttgtgtgtgtgtgtgtgtgtgtgcgtgtgcgtgtgcgtgtgtgtgtgtgtgtgtgtgtgtgtgtgtgtgtgtgtgtgcgtgtgcgtgtgcgtgtgtgtgcgtgtatgcgtgcgtgcttgtgtgcgtgcgtgcgtgcgtatgtgtgtgtgtgtgtgtgtttctcacactCATTTTTATGCATGTCTTAATTgattatttgtagtttattgttgttgttgagttgggtttgtggatgtgcgtgtgcgtgtgcgtgtgtgtgtgtgtgtgtgtgtgtgtgtgtgtgtgtgtgtgtgtgtgtgtgtgtgtgtgtgtgtagggggtttcCACCTTTCCAACACACCTCACTGCTTGTGTGGAATTCCTGCATCCTCCTCTGATGACGCCATGCCAGCCCAGTCTCTCCCTGGCTATACAACTTTATTTATATAGCTCAACACCAGTGTAACCTAAAGCgggtggctgagtgtgtgtgtgccatgtaatGCCtttactctctgcctctctcttttctcttcttcttttgatCTGCCTTCAAAGTTCTGCTATCCAAgtcgactcacacacacacacacatacacacacacacacacacacacacacacacacacacacacacacacacacacacacacacacacacacacacacacacaaacagccttgTTGTCAGAGCAACCTCCTTTGGCAACAATAGTGGCTGTTTGAGAGGAAACGCATGGCAGTGCATGCTAATGAAGCAAGCTCTTTTCTCTCCTGCCGAGACAGCCAGACGTGAACGCTAGGCCCTCTGGGTGCTAACAGACTGCTAAGCAGCTCCAGAGAACAGCACTTAAGCTTAGCATagattagcttagcttagcttttgCTTTAGCGTACCTACATTACTGCAAATACATAGCGCGCTACTCACACGCGCTAGGCGCTAGTCGCACTTGCTAGTCGCACTTGCTAGTCGCAGGCGCTAGTCGCAGGCGCTAGTCCTGATTACCATGTGGCACCATTGCAGCGTGTCCAATCAATAGTGCCATCTTGGAATGAAGTGATCGATGCACTGACAGGGACAAAAATGAGTTCCGTACACTCACAGACTCTCTATTGATTATCACAATGTATGAGGGTGTCAAAAGGTATcgatcatgatttttttttctgtcttacttttttttttgcattacttGACATTGTCATTTTGCCATTCATGAAAGCCTGAATGCCTTTTTCTTCAATTGTTTCAAAGGTTGGCTCAAAAAAAGTCTCAACACTGGAGGTTGTGCTGTTTAAAAATTAGTTTCCATATAGTGGAATACTAGATGCAGGTAGAAATcgcaaatgtaaaaaaagaatgtgggggagctgtggcgcagtgtcctaagccccccacacctaggcttgcatgcccatggggttcgagtccggcctgagtcatatcccaatcctaccctgtctgtctctcccactgatttcctgtctccatcttcgactgtcctgtcaaaataaaggctaaaattcccaaaaacaaatgtaaaaagaATGCAAAGACAATAGAGTACACACtagaacagaaaaagaaaaaagtgatcCGTCGTCTGTTCCCTGTcacccctttcttcttcttctctgtttgtCTTTGGTATAGTAATACTCAGGCAAGGGTGCTCTTTTTCTTAGCAGCTGTGATAAATGTGGCTTTGTCCTTCACTAAAGTCCATTTCATGCGTAGGAAAACAGAAAAGCTGTTGTTGCCAAAGAGACAGTGAgccttgtgtgtaaatgattcggcttgttgtgtgtgtatgtgtgtgtatctgtgtgtgtttgtgtgtgttgtgtgtttcttcTGTAATGTGACAGAACCATGTGACAGATCAATAATGCAATAATGTCAAAAGTGTCCTCTCCTTTGGGCTTATTCtcgccctttctctctttttctctgtcactcactctctctgtgttcctccctctcgttctctaaTAATTAATTCTCtgggtgtttgtctgtctgttttatcTCGCTCTCTGTGTTCATGTCTGCCTGTGTTTTTATCATCTtgctgtctctcgttctctccctctcagtttcacacttctttccttctttctttctttctttctttctttctttctttctttctttctttctttctttctttctttctttctctttctttttttctttctttcttttctgtctgttAGTTTcagtctccttctctctgtctctccctttcccacATCACCCctttctccttcatctctcctctcaattTCGACTAGAAACACCCCAAAGATATGACACCGCATGATAGAGAGGCACCATTGAGTGGGAGGAGCGAGCAGTGTTTGTTTGCGGTAGGCACACACCTGACGGTGGACCCTTTTTATTATGCTAAAAACTGTCaaggttatctgtgtgtgtgtgtgtgtgtgtgtgtgtgtgtgtgtgtgtgtgtgtgtgtgtgtgtgtgtgtgtgtgtgtgtgtgtgtgtgtgtgtgtgtgtgtgtgtgtgtgtgagagcgtgtgtgtgtgtgtgtgtgcatgtacgtgcgctTGTGTTCATATGCGCTTGTGTTCATATGTGTTCATATGTgaatctgtgcgtgcatgcgtacacacgtctcctctctctcttacacccccccaccaacacccccatccacatacacacacaaacacacacacgcagactcctTGGTGTCTCGTGATGGGTGGGGGGAAAAGGAAgataggagagagaagaagaaagaagaaagaagagtggCACTGTTGTTGACGGGGACGGCAAACCTGCGTCTGCTATCTGGCACTTCCTTTGTCACAGACATATGATTATAAGAGTGGAAGGAGTGCAGTGCATGCTGGGATACTACAGGAAGACAAACAGAGCCGGCCTTTATCTCGCTCCCCCAGCCAACACCGAGCCTGCCTGCAGAGCCTTGTCACATGCCGCCATTGACGGCTGAGGAGGAGCACGGTGAAAGGGAGTGTTATACTACTGTGAAGCAAGGCGTGTTGTTGTCATCccccacatgcacaaacacaaacaacaccaaCACAAATGCAAACTCACGCATTAGAGTAGTCTCTCTCAACGGGgatgctacagccccccagggggcgttgcgGAGCCCCAGAGAGGCGTTGAGaatgatacagttgagaggggccaGTTCCTAgtagtcattgggggcattagtccattacattttttaatactaaagggggtgttgacagccttatcatgaggtcaagtgAGCGTTGGGAGGCtcaggatgaggtcaagggggcgtttagaGTATGTTGGCTGAGGAGGACTGTGATGAAAGGCAGTGTTCAACCAGGGCGAAGCCAGCAAAGCCTGTTGACGtcccacatgcataaacacaagcACCAACACAAATGCAGACTCACACATTAGAGTATGTTGGCTGAGGAGGAGTGTGGTGAAAGGGAGTCTTAAACCAGGGCGCATTAGAGCAATGGTTCCAAAACTTTTGGACAAGAATATTTTCGTGGCCTGTGCTATTtctattttttgtccattaatattgttaGATTTTCCAAAAATATGTCCGCTAACGTTACTAGAAATCCACAGCACAGCCAATATTTCACAGCATATAAGAAatgtgttagctgttaacctgtggatttcccgttccacaaccccccttcagtacctctgcgacATCCCCTATCGTCCCGACccattttgggaaccactgcattaccgCATAGATACACCAGCGGctacgcgattcaagcgacagagtgtagcagcaagggatacgagcgattgaggagactagagtatgtccgtacaggcagaaggcaaagcattcaagcattcccattggctgtggtcactggcctctatacagtcattggcttttGCGGCTTGTCGCAGAACCGCgacatagaaagttgaaaagatttcaatttcaaactgtcgcgctcgtcgggCAAAtccctctagtctccagaatcgcttttgtcgcgtgactcaatacaaagtcaattacttccgtcgctcgactcgctcagattgccgctggtgtatttctgcggttagagtGTGTGCTGCTTGAAGAGAGAAGCTTACTGCACAGGCATACATATTCCCTGTTTACAGTAGCTACAC
The Engraulis encrasicolus isolate BLACKSEA-1 chromosome 12, IST_EnEncr_1.0, whole genome shotgun sequence DNA segment above includes these coding regions:
- the s100b gene encoding protein S100-B; this translates as MSGLENAMGTLIEVFHKYAEKEGDKHKLKKSELKDLITHEFPSFSEQVKDQATMDSLMEGLDADGDSECDFQEFMTFVTMVTVCCHEFFCELHEDE